A window of Strix aluco isolate bStrAlu1 chromosome 11, bStrAlu1.hap1, whole genome shotgun sequence contains these coding sequences:
- the GPR27 gene encoding putative G-protein coupled receptor 27 — protein MANSSELGSSSSPHLPSAGGLLSASGLKLATLGLILCVSLAGNVLFAWLILKDRHLHRAPYYLLLDLCLADGLRSLACFPFVMLSVRSGAAWPHGPLSCKVLAFLAVLFCFHAAFLLFCVGVTRYMAIAHHRFYAKRMTGWTCLAVVCMVWTLSMAMAFPPVFDVGTYKFIREEEQCIFEHRYVKANDTLGFMLMLAAVIAATHLVYIKLLFFIHGHRKMKPAQLVPAISQNWTFHGPGATGQAAANWTAGFGRGPTPPTLVGIRQATHSQIKRLLVLEEFKMEKRLCKMFYMITLLFLLLWSPYIVACYLRVFIKASSIPQVYLTTSVWMTFAQAGVNPILCFIFNKELRVCLRAHFPCCQSIQSTQGTILCDLKSFGM, from the coding sequence ATGGCGAACAGCAGcgagctggggagcagcagcagcccgcACCTGCCCAGCGCCGGCGGCCTGCTGAGCGCCTCCGGGCTAAAGCTGGCCACCCTGGGCTTAATCCTCTGCGTGAGCCTGGCGGGCAACGTGCTCTTCGCTTGGCTCATCCTCAAGGACCGGCACCTGCACCGCGCCCCGTACTACCTGCTGCTGGACCTCTGCCTGGCCGACGGGCTCCGCTCCTTGGCCTGCTTCCCCTTCGTCATGCTGTCGGTGCGCAGCGGGGCCGCCTGGCCCCACGGGCCCCTCAGCTGCAAGGTGCTGGCCTTCCTGGCCGTGCTCTTCTGCTTCCACGCCGCCTTCCTGCTCTTCTGCGTGGGGGTCACGCGCTACATGGCCATCGCCCACCACCGCTTCTACGCCAAGCGCATGACGGGCTGGACCTGCCTGGCTGTGGTGTGCATGGTGTGGACCCTCTCCATGGCCATGGCCTTCCCCCCAGTCTTCGACGTGGGCACCTACAAGTTCATCCGGGAGGAGGAGCAGTGCATCTTCGAGCACCGCTACGTCAAGGCCAACGACACACTGGGCTTCATGCTCATGCTGGCGGCCGTCATCGCTGCCACCCACCTGGTCTACATCAAGCTGCTCTTCTTCATCCACGGCCACCGCAAGATGAAGCCGGCCCAGCTGGTACCGGCCATCAGCCAGAACTGGACCTTCCATGGGCCAGGAGCCACCGGCCAAGCAGCTGCGAACTGGACGGCTGGCTTTGGCAGGGGGCCCACGCCGCCCACCCTTGTGGGCATCAGGCAGGCCACCCACAGCCAAATCAAgaggctgctggtgctggaggAGTTTAAGATGGAGAAAAGGCTCTGCAAGATGTTCTACATGATCACCTTGCTCTTCCTGCTGCTCTGGTCCCCCTACATTGTGGCCTGCTACCTGCGGGTCTTCATTAAGGCCAGCTCCATCCCCCAGGTCTACCTGACCACCTCTGTCTGGATGACGTTTGCCCAGGCAGGGGTCAACCCCATCCTCTGCTTCATCTTCAACAAGGAGCTCAGGGTCTGTCTCCGAGCCCACTTCCCATGCTGCCAAAGCATCCAGAGCACCCAGGGCACCATCCTTTGCGATCTCAAGAGCTTTGGGATGTAG